A genomic segment from Saprospiraceae bacterium encodes:
- a CDS encoding LacI family DNA-binding transcriptional regulator — MGRITIKDIAKLLEINPSTVSRALKDHPDISPETRNRVKRIAEDLGYVPNLQAISFRSRRSNLIALILPDMNMFFFPPVISAIEERVRKEGFNLIVLHSNNQLEREQENLRICQRLGVEGLLVSLTSESSTLDHFSELIEQGVPIILFDRVTDESEMPIVIIHDEEVARDAVAHLAGKGRKKICGLFGDPQLSISKSRKEGFCKSLEEFGLHQADDYIIYAYDYNHAYKEVEKVLQGPNRPDAFFTMSDVLLVGTMMALQQYQVKIPDEIAIISISHGDVPLFFNPRVTFLQHSGTRVGATAVNLLFKLIGKESIPKINFIGTRLVVQEST; from the coding sequence ATGGGGAGAATCACGATAAAAGATATTGCTAAACTTTTGGAGATCAATCCATCAACTGTTTCAAGGGCACTGAAGGATCATCCCGATATTAGCCCAGAAACCAGGAATAGGGTAAAACGGATTGCAGAAGACCTTGGTTATGTTCCCAATCTTCAAGCCATTTCCTTTCGAAGCCGGAGAAGCAATTTGATTGCCTTGATTTTGCCGGACATGAATATGTTTTTTTTCCCGCCAGTTATTAGTGCCATTGAAGAGAGGGTACGCAAAGAAGGTTTTAACCTCATTGTCCTTCATTCTAATAATCAATTGGAGCGCGAACAGGAAAACCTCCGAATTTGCCAACGTTTAGGAGTAGAAGGCCTCTTGGTCTCACTTACCTCGGAGTCTAGCACATTGGACCATTTTTCGGAACTTATAGAGCAAGGTGTTCCTATTATTTTGTTTGATAGGGTAACGGATGAAAGTGAAATGCCCATTGTTATAATCCACGATGAGGAGGTGGCCAGAGATGCCGTTGCTCATTTGGCAGGAAAGGGGCGCAAAAAAATTTGCGGTCTTTTTGGCGACCCTCAGTTGTCCATATCCAAATCTCGAAAAGAAGGTTTTTGTAAATCTTTGGAGGAATTTGGGCTTCACCAGGCGGATGATTACATCATTTACGCCTATGATTACAACCATGCATATAAAGAAGTGGAAAAGGTCTTGCAAGGGCCTAATCGCCCCGACGCTTTTTTTACAATGAGTGATGTGCTGTTGGTTGGAACGATGATGGCCCTTCAGCAATATCAGGTGAAAATTCCAGATGAAATCGCTATAATTAGCATCAGTCATGGAGATGTGCCCCTGTTTTTTAATCCCCGCGTAACGTTCCTCCAGCATTCTGGCACCAGGGTTGGGGCCACTGCCGTCAACTTGCTTTTCAAATTGATTGGAAAGGAATCCATACCCAAAATTAATTTTATCGGAACCCGGCTGGTGGTTCAAGAAAGCACTTAG
- a CDS encoding alpha/beta hydrolase: MKPTFKKRYLIPILLLGGIALGPRQQFEDFDGKIKPMQMALEDVDGYIAEKENQVADLFPENKARVIWADSIRKTPYVVVYLHGFSASPMEGAPLHQEFASRYGCNLLLARLADHGRNSKESFLKLTPKMMVESAKEAIALGRLLGDRVILMSCSTGSTLSAYLAAENPDLIEAQIMYSPNIALYSSASTLLTKPWGLQLARAIQGGEYRSFEVPEACNPFWTTTYRIEGLLALKALLDATMTKAIFERISHPVFIGCYYKNEEEQDMVVSVEAMRNFFKAIKTPAEDKVFVAFPDVKTHVISAACQSKDFPSVQQATYQFAETVLGLKPLGMVE; encoded by the coding sequence ATGAAACCAACATTTAAAAAAAGATACTTAATTCCCATCCTATTACTGGGCGGTATAGCATTAGGCCCGCGTCAACAATTTGAAGACTTTGATGGGAAAATAAAGCCCATGCAAATGGCACTTGAAGACGTAGACGGGTATATAGCCGAAAAGGAAAACCAGGTAGCTGATCTTTTTCCTGAAAATAAGGCAAGGGTGATTTGGGCAGATTCGATTCGCAAAACACCCTATGTAGTCGTCTATCTGCATGGGTTTTCAGCGAGCCCCATGGAAGGGGCGCCCTTGCACCAGGAATTTGCCAGCCGCTATGGCTGCAATCTGCTCTTAGCCCGACTGGCTGATCACGGCCGTAATTCGAAAGAATCCTTTCTAAAACTTACGCCCAAAATGATGGTCGAATCGGCCAAGGAAGCCATCGCACTTGGAAGGCTTTTGGGCGACAGGGTTATCCTGATGTCTTGCTCCACAGGGAGTACGCTAAGTGCCTACCTTGCGGCAGAGAACCCTGATTTGATTGAAGCGCAAATCATGTATTCACCTAATATAGCCTTATATAGCAGTGCATCTACGCTATTGACCAAACCTTGGGGTCTCCAATTAGCCAGAGCGATCCAAGGAGGGGAGTATCGGTCTTTTGAAGTACCCGAAGCTTGTAATCCTTTCTGGACAACAACGTACAGAATTGAAGGCCTGCTTGCCTTAAAAGCCCTGCTTGATGCCACTATGACTAAAGCTATATTTGAGCGGATTTCCCATCCAGTTTTTATCGGGTGCTATTATAAAAATGAAGAAGAGCAAGACATGGTGGTCTCCGTCGAAGCCATGAGAAACTTTTTTAAAGCGATCAAAACACCAGCAGAAGACAAGGTGTTTGTGGCTTTTCCGGATGTGAAAACCCATGTCATTTCTGCTGCCTGCCAATCCAAAGACTTCCCCAGCGTGCAACAGGCTACCTATCAATTTGCCGAAACTGTTTTGGGGTTAAAACCGTTGGGAATGGTGGAATAA
- a CDS encoding PDZ domain-containing protein: protein MRIFTWQRLGIALMMLLFVSVGLQAQEKISPVTVTQKATSADGTQTVVKKRFEDPQALKAYLKELKTADGGTFEIQLSGDQTNVQEIEINAAEGQKMIYIRKHGATIEAKERLHGEALELHEKMAEMGERMGNMHFSPDFKFEFSDDRPMLGIYLDESAEVQGVKVQGLVPGGGAKAAGIQSGDIITGINGVNVQNRSDLRTALNQYKPGETIDVTYVRDGLTSTTESTLYRSRSSWERDPCEVFIGVSLGGNGPEGKGISVSGIISDTPAEKFGLKAGDIITSFDGVSVNSFGELLRERNKHEPGDWFKVNVKRDGLMSEVTAQFKTCENIEEPVLEEELVEEVKVVELEPAPELTKEDPIQPTLIINNTLELTDYQAFPNPTYGQFNLRFTAEALPTLVRVIDVNGKTLYNENLNNFDGFYNKQIDLLKNAIPGTLFLQIIQGEKVSSQKIVLLPRA, encoded by the coding sequence ATGCGAATTTTTACATGGCAACGGCTAGGAATAGCCTTAATGATGCTCTTATTTGTAAGCGTTGGCTTGCAGGCTCAAGAAAAAATCTCACCGGTAACGGTTACACAAAAAGCCACGAGTGCCGATGGTACGCAGACTGTTGTAAAAAAGCGCTTTGAAGATCCCCAAGCCCTTAAAGCCTATCTTAAAGAACTCAAAACAGCAGACGGTGGTACTTTCGAGATTCAGCTTTCTGGCGACCAAACTAATGTCCAGGAGATTGAAATCAATGCAGCAGAAGGCCAAAAGATGATTTATATCCGCAAACATGGGGCGACCATTGAAGCAAAGGAACGGCTTCACGGAGAAGCGTTGGAACTTCATGAAAAAATGGCGGAAATGGGTGAACGAATGGGAAACATGCATTTTTCTCCTGATTTTAAGTTTGAATTCAGTGATGACCGCCCGATGTTAGGGATTTATCTCGATGAAAGTGCTGAGGTGCAGGGCGTGAAAGTCCAAGGTTTGGTGCCTGGTGGTGGCGCCAAAGCAGCCGGGATTCAGTCTGGTGATATTATCACTGGTATTAATGGGGTTAATGTCCAAAACAGAAGCGATTTACGCACTGCACTTAATCAATACAAACCTGGAGAAACCATAGACGTAACCTATGTTCGGGACGGTTTGACGTCTACGACGGAATCGACCCTTTATCGGAGCCGAAGCAGTTGGGAACGCGATCCCTGCGAAGTATTTATTGGGGTTTCGCTGGGCGGTAATGGCCCGGAGGGTAAAGGGATAAGCGTTTCAGGTATTATCAGCGATACCCCCGCAGAAAAATTTGGTTTGAAGGCCGGAGATATCATTACTTCTTTTGATGGCGTATCCGTAAATAGCTTTGGCGAATTGTTGCGTGAACGCAATAAGCATGAGCCAGGCGATTGGTTTAAAGTCAATGTGAAAAGGGATGGCCTTATGTCAGAGGTAACAGCTCAATTCAAAACTTGTGAAAACATAGAAGAACCTGTGCTCGAAGAGGAACTTGTTGAGGAAGTAAAAGTTGTTGAATTGGAACCAGCGCCCGAACTAACTAAAGAAGATCCAATACAACCTACACTCATTATCAATAATACCCTGGAATTGACAGATTACCAGGCCTTCCCTAACCCTACTTACGGTCAATTTAATCTGCGATTTACAGCAGAGGCTTTACCAACCCTGGTTAGGGTGATTGATGTAAATGGAAAAACCCTTTATAATGAAAACCTCAATAATTTTGACGGTTTTTATAATAAACAAATTGACCTGTTAAAAAATGCCATTCCTGGAACACTTTTCCTGCAAATCATTCAGGGTGAAAAAGTGAGTTCTCAGAAAATAGTCCTACTCCCTAGGGCATAA
- a CDS encoding YebC/PmpR family DNA-binding transcriptional regulator, translated as MGRAFEYRKERKMKRWANMAKVFTKVGREIAIAVKEGGADPEYNPRLRLAIQNGKTANMPKANIENAIKRATAKDAENYDEVVFEGYAPHGVAIIVEATTNNNNRTVANVRHIFSKYGGSLGTSGSVEYMFSRKGVFKINAEGLDPEELELDLIDYGLEELKVEEDEIVLYTAFESFGTLQKALEARDIEVKNAELIRIPGHEKELADDQVEEVIKLIEKMEEDEDVGSIFHNMSMEE; from the coding sequence ATGGGACGTGCATTTGAATACCGCAAAGAGCGTAAGATGAAACGTTGGGCTAATATGGCGAAAGTTTTCACCAAGGTTGGCCGCGAGATTGCTATTGCCGTAAAAGAAGGTGGAGCAGATCCGGAGTATAACCCACGGTTGCGTCTTGCCATTCAAAATGGTAAGACCGCAAACATGCCCAAGGCCAATATTGAAAATGCCATCAAAAGAGCAACAGCCAAAGATGCTGAAAACTACGATGAAGTCGTATTTGAAGGTTACGCTCCTCATGGCGTAGCGATAATCGTAGAAGCGACTACCAATAATAATAATCGAACAGTCGCCAACGTTCGTCACATCTTCTCCAAATATGGAGGCTCCCTGGGAACATCCGGTTCGGTGGAGTACATGTTTTCCCGAAAAGGGGTTTTTAAAATTAACGCGGAAGGTTTGGACCCAGAGGAGTTAGAATTAGATCTTATTGACTATGGACTAGAAGAACTCAAGGTGGAGGAGGATGAAATCGTCCTATACACTGCTTTCGAATCTTTTGGAACGCTCCAAAAAGCATTAGAAGCCCGCGATATTGAGGTGAAAAATGCAGAGTTGATCCGAATTCCCGGCCATGAAAAGGAATTGGCTGATGACCAGGTGGAAGAAGTGATCAAACTGATAGAAAAGATGGAGGAAGACGAGGATGTGGGAAGTATCTTTCACAACATGAGCATGGAGGAATAA
- the galK gene encoding galactokinase — protein sequence MQDLERVKQLFSTHFKAEPAFEIRACGRINIIGEHTDYNLGFVLPAAIDKYIFFVAAKNGLNYCRIHAADINEFATIPLDTPFEKQDQLWTNYLIGILEQYRQRGVALEGLDCVFGGNLPVGSGMSSSAALETGFATLIKTAFSYDINKPEMAKLAQASSHQFVGVPCGIMDQFASLMGKKNQLVLLDCRSLDYQYIPCDLGDYQIVLINSNVSHNLSESAYETRVKECKAGVSILQLNEPAIQSLRDVTSAMLLPHREALGDTIYKRCYYVTSENERLLKVCEHLKKREIEAVGALLFETHEGLKMLYEVSCEEVDFLVDFAHGFDGVIGSRIMGGGFGGCSINLVKADRVTPFIAAIQTAYLNAYGLNTAAYQVKIVDGTDLL from the coding sequence ATGCAGGACCTGGAGAGGGTTAAGCAGTTGTTTTCCACTCATTTTAAGGCTGAACCCGCTTTTGAAATAAGAGCTTGTGGTCGGATTAATATCATAGGAGAGCATACAGACTATAACCTTGGTTTCGTTTTACCTGCCGCAATTGACAAATACATTTTTTTTGTAGCTGCTAAAAATGGCTTGAATTATTGCCGGATTCATGCTGCTGATATCAACGAATTTGCCACGATTCCACTTGATACACCTTTTGAAAAGCAGGATCAGTTGTGGACCAATTATCTTATTGGTATCCTGGAGCAATACCGGCAGCGAGGAGTGGCATTGGAGGGCTTGGATTGTGTTTTTGGCGGAAACCTTCCCGTAGGTTCTGGCATGAGCTCTTCCGCAGCCCTCGAAACTGGCTTTGCAACCCTTATCAAAACAGCCTTTTCCTACGATATAAATAAGCCAGAAATGGCCAAATTAGCCCAGGCTTCTTCGCATCAATTTGTGGGTGTCCCCTGTGGTATCATGGACCAGTTCGCCAGTCTGATGGGCAAAAAAAATCAGTTGGTTTTATTGGACTGTCGCTCCTTGGATTATCAATATATACCTTGTGATTTGGGTGATTATCAAATCGTTCTCATCAATTCAAATGTTAGCCACAACCTGAGTGAATCAGCTTATGAAACCCGGGTGAAAGAATGTAAAGCTGGGGTGTCCATCCTGCAGCTTAACGAACCAGCCATACAAAGCCTGAGAGATGTAACTTCAGCGATGCTTTTACCACATCGCGAGGCGCTGGGTGATACCATTTATAAGCGATGCTATTATGTCACAAGCGAAAACGAACGTCTCCTGAAAGTTTGTGAGCACCTAAAAAAAAGAGAGATCGAGGCAGTCGGAGCACTCCTTTTTGAAACCCATGAAGGTTTAAAAATGCTGTATGAGGTGAGTTGTGAGGAGGTCGATTTTTTAGTCGACTTTGCACATGGTTTTGATGGCGTGATTGGAAGCCGAATCATGGGAGGAGGATTTGGGGGATGTAGCATTAACCTTGTCAAAGCAGATCGCGTAACCCCCTTCATAGCAGCTATTCAGACTGCCTATCTTAATGCCTACGGCCTGAACACCGCCGCTTATCAAGTCAAAATAGTGGATGGCACCGATTTATTGTAA
- a CDS encoding Crp/Fnr family transcriptional regulator, which yields MQPRYHQKSIEELLTYFPLFQGLDPHLLTLVAAESSFKKKIKHAIIYKADTSADSVYFLLRGSVKIGANFDDGREVIKRILHPFSMFGELGLIGEDNYRDFASAMTADVQLVVVPISTLMRLLPKYADLAMRVVNLLGDRLRQVENRLESLIFKDARRRIIDFLKESASRQGKRIGYELLIKHSLTQQDIANITGTSRQTVTSVLNDLRRANLIYFNRKSILIRDLANLS from the coding sequence ATGCAACCCAGATATCACCAAAAGTCCATCGAAGAATTACTCACTTATTTCCCCTTATTTCAGGGCTTAGATCCTCATTTATTGACCTTGGTCGCAGCGGAGTCTTCTTTCAAGAAGAAAATAAAGCATGCCATCATCTACAAAGCCGATACCTCTGCCGATAGCGTGTATTTTTTGCTGAGGGGCAGTGTCAAAATTGGCGCTAATTTTGACGATGGGCGGGAGGTAATCAAACGAATTCTTCATCCTTTTTCTATGTTTGGAGAGTTGGGATTGATAGGGGAGGATAACTATCGCGATTTTGCTTCCGCCATGACAGCTGATGTCCAATTGGTGGTGGTACCTATTTCTACCTTGATGCGGCTATTGCCTAAGTATGCTGATTTGGCTATGCGGGTGGTAAATTTATTAGGAGATCGACTACGTCAGGTCGAGAATCGGTTGGAATCGCTTATCTTTAAAGATGCTCGTCGCCGCATCATCGACTTCCTAAAAGAAAGTGCATCTCGACAGGGCAAAAGAATAGGCTATGAACTGTTGATCAAACACAGCTTGACGCAACAGGATATAGCGAATATAACGGGAACTTCCCGACAGACGGTCACTTCGGTTTTAAATGATTTAAGGAGAGCCAATTTGATCTATTTTAATCGTAAAAGTATACTTATCCGGGATTTGGCGAATCTTAGTTAA
- a CDS encoding class I SAM-dependent methyltransferase, whose amino-acid sequence MLNALKVQFHLFRRWFFFYRRAVTLYDIHSPFVAGLVKALLEDRRWFYVFSDISGLRDYIAQNKQVIPQSNFGAGSQILLTPGVSVAKLGQTVAVDDKSGRLLFRLVNFLKPKYLLEMGSSLGLSAIFQAAGSLDGQLISIEGSPEISQLARQHVDGLGYKNIHIVNGVFSEQLPEVLQQLPQLDYVYLDGDHRLKPTLSYFESCLPHLHTQSAFVLADIYWSDEMLEAWEQLKLHPRVNLSVDFYDFGILFFREEQRQKEHFAVVPKSWKPWRLGFWS is encoded by the coding sequence ATGCTAAACGCCCTAAAAGTTCAGTTTCACCTCTTTCGCCGCTGGTTTTTTTTCTATCGGCGGGCTGTTACGCTGTATGATATTCATTCTCCTTTTGTAGCCGGATTGGTGAAGGCGCTGCTGGAGGATCGCCGGTGGTTTTACGTATTTTCTGACATTTCGGGCTTACGCGATTATATAGCACAAAACAAACAAGTTATTCCCCAAAGTAACTTTGGTGCAGGATCGCAAATTTTACTCACCCCTGGGGTGAGTGTAGCCAAGCTGGGTCAAACCGTGGCAGTTGATGATAAGAGTGGCCGACTTTTATTCCGATTGGTGAATTTTTTGAAGCCAAAGTATCTACTCGAAATGGGAAGTTCGCTTGGATTATCAGCCATATTCCAGGCTGCTGGTTCGCTGGATGGTCAACTCATTAGCATCGAAGGCTCTCCAGAGATCAGCCAATTGGCTCGCCAGCATGTAGACGGTTTAGGGTATAAAAATATCCATATTGTCAATGGTGTTTTTTCAGAACAGCTACCTGAGGTGCTCCAACAACTTCCTCAATTGGATTACGTGTACCTGGATGGGGATCATCGTTTAAAACCGACCCTCTCCTATTTTGAAAGCTGTTTGCCTCACCTGCATACGCAAAGTGCCTTTGTGTTGGCGGATATTTATTGGTCGGATGAAATGCTTGAAGCTTGGGAACAACTAAAATTGCATCCCAGGGTTAACCTGAGCGTAGATTTTTACGATTTTGGCATTTTATTTTTTCGAGAAGAACAAAGACAAAAAGAACACTTTGCGGTGGTACCTAAAAGTTGGAAGCCATGGAGACTGGGTTTTTGGTCATAA
- a CDS encoding ABC transporter permease subunit, with translation MSLFKLRGKLTKGQSYTLGLIGLLIFIAIWWILSEALSRQIPVIDDYETHLPSSILQDSTIQSINRDSLARADSIKFANAKEFRKVYPLLPPPNQVVSAYPALLKEDSLVSNTWLSIWRNLQGYFWAIIFSVVLGFIIGLIPLFRGLFSKQVDALRYLPLTALTGLFIIWFGIEDEMKIAFLAFGILVYLLPVVVQRIDEVEDVYLKTVFTLGATDWQTVKSVYFPFVFSKLMDDVRVLTAISWTYIIIAELLNRQGGIGALIYVKARQGQLEKVFAILIVIVLIGFLQDRIFVYMDKRLFPHKYYKKHIPGIKEAEYGIGAILVAIGLAIIVPALVPSAASMMSSMAIILAIAGLVISLYGEFMVRKTRAE, from the coding sequence ATGTCCTTATTTAAACTCAGAGGAAAACTAACCAAAGGCCAAAGTTATACACTTGGCTTGATCGGCTTACTCATATTTATCGCGATTTGGTGGATTTTGTCGGAAGCCCTGTCTCGGCAAATACCTGTGATTGATGATTATGAAACCCATCTGCCTTCTTCCATTTTGCAAGATTCTACCATCCAGTCAATTAATAGAGATTCCCTGGCTCGGGCAGATTCCATTAAATTTGCCAATGCCAAGGAATTCAGAAAGGTTTATCCTTTGCTGCCTCCGCCCAACCAGGTTGTCAGTGCTTATCCGGCACTCCTGAAGGAAGATAGCCTGGTGTCCAATACTTGGCTCTCTATTTGGCGAAACCTGCAAGGCTATTTCTGGGCGATTATCTTTTCTGTTGTGTTGGGTTTTATTATAGGGCTGATACCCCTCTTCAGAGGGCTTTTTAGTAAACAGGTTGATGCCTTGCGCTATTTACCCCTCACTGCTTTGACGGGGCTTTTTATCATATGGTTTGGGATTGAAGACGAGATGAAAATCGCCTTTTTGGCCTTTGGTATCCTGGTGTACTTATTGCCGGTCGTGGTTCAGCGGATAGATGAAGTCGAAGATGTGTACTTGAAAACCGTCTTCACTTTAGGTGCCACGGATTGGCAAACCGTTAAATCCGTTTATTTCCCTTTTGTTTTCTCTAAGCTAATGGATGATGTGCGGGTCCTTACAGCCATTTCCTGGACCTATATTATTATTGCAGAATTGCTCAATAGACAGGGAGGTATTGGTGCCCTCATCTATGTGAAGGCGCGGCAAGGACAATTGGAGAAGGTATTCGCCATTTTAATTGTCATTGTACTGATTGGTTTTTTACAAGATAGAATCTTCGTTTACATGGATAAGCGTTTGTTCCCACACAAATACTATAAAAAGCACATTCCTGGTATAAAGGAAGCAGAATATGGCATTGGCGCTATTTTAGTAGCCATCGGCTTGGCTATTATTGTTCCGGCGCTTGTACCTTCCGCTGCATCCATGATGAGCTCAATGGCGATCATTTTAGCCATAGCAGGGCTGGTCATTAGCCTTTACGGAGAATTCATGGTGAGGAAAACTAGAGCCGAATAG
- a CDS encoding ABC transporter ATP-binding protein encodes MRSNLFPDTENANIVELRKISQSYDGGQSFIIQDLDFMIEDKPAQGQFVVILGMSGSGKSTILRYIAGLQNPTSGEVLLHGKPLDDSKRVGMVFQQYSSLPWMTVLENVALALKFKGIEEKEQKDRAMEMIEMVGLAGHEDKFAQYPTLSGGQLQRVAIARSLLANPEILLMDEPFGALDINTRLQMQDMLAKIWLKFHPTVIFVTHDITEAVYLGDDIYIMKSRPSQFVEHIHVDLPFHRSRETKRDPHFVELVHEVEDKMIEVAKLG; translated from the coding sequence ATGCGTAGCAATTTATTTCCAGATACAGAAAATGCGAATATTGTAGAACTTCGCAAAATCAGCCAAAGTTATGATGGTGGTCAAAGTTTCATCATACAGGACCTTGATTTTATGATTGAAGACAAGCCTGCGCAGGGCCAATTTGTCGTCATCCTTGGCATGTCAGGTAGTGGAAAATCGACCATTTTACGATACATTGCTGGTTTGCAAAATCCGACATCTGGTGAGGTCTTATTACACGGAAAACCCCTGGACGATTCAAAACGCGTTGGAATGGTTTTCCAACAATATTCTTCTTTGCCCTGGATGACCGTGTTGGAAAATGTGGCTCTTGCTCTTAAATTTAAAGGGATAGAAGAAAAAGAGCAAAAAGACCGGGCCATGGAAATGATCGAAATGGTTGGCTTGGCAGGCCATGAAGATAAATTTGCCCAATATCCGACCTTGTCAGGAGGGCAATTGCAAAGAGTCGCCATTGCCAGGAGCCTCCTGGCTAACCCCGAAATCCTTCTGATGGACGAGCCCTTTGGCGCACTGGACATCAATACCCGCCTCCAAATGCAAGATATGCTAGCTAAAATCTGGCTTAAATTTCATCCAACCGTCATTTTTGTAACCCACGATATCACGGAGGCTGTCTACCTGGGAGACGATATTTACATCATGAAATCCCGACCTTCTCAGTTCGTCGAACACATCCATGTCGACCTTCCCTTTCACCGCAGCAGGGAAACCAAACGGGACCCTCATTTTGTGGAATTGGTTCATGAAGTAGAAGACAAAATGATTGAAGTCGCTAAATTAGGATAG
- a CDS encoding DUF6089 family protein translates to MKNLLPFLGFLLLSSFLHAQHFEAGILGGGSNYLGDLSNNSSTVYLGQSHFAGGIFGRYNFNDYLAVRLGLNYTALSGADANAPVGAFRDRNLSFQTDIYEVGLIGEFNLMGYQPYNLSSPFSPYLFAGVAFFTFNPKAFYQGQLVELQPLDTEGQGLPDRPAPYTTQQFAIPFGIGVKYALNDQWNVGLEIGVRKTFTDYLDDVSGTYVSYNELLAAKGELSAALANRQGELLGSDPVIVPTGTQRGDGKTADAYFILGLTISYNFMDNGLVGSRNRVRRGRSGCNTD, encoded by the coding sequence ATGAAGAATCTGCTCCCCTTTTTAGGATTTTTGTTGCTTAGCTCCTTTCTACATGCCCAGCATTTTGAGGCGGGTATTTTAGGAGGCGGTTCGAATTATTTAGGTGATTTATCGAATAATTCTTCTACCGTATACTTAGGGCAATCCCATTTTGCCGGTGGCATTTTTGGCCGGTATAATTTTAATGATTACTTAGCAGTGCGACTGGGCCTCAACTATACTGCGCTTTCTGGGGCAGATGCCAACGCCCCTGTTGGGGCTTTCAGGGATCGAAACCTCAGCTTTCAGACTGATATTTATGAAGTGGGGTTAATCGGTGAGTTCAACCTCATGGGGTATCAACCATATAACCTTTCTTCTCCTTTTTCACCTTATCTATTTGCTGGTGTGGCTTTTTTCACCTTCAATCCTAAAGCCTTTTACCAAGGGCAATTGGTTGAACTACAGCCACTTGATACAGAGGGACAAGGTTTACCGGATCGACCAGCCCCCTATACCACCCAACAATTCGCGATTCCCTTTGGTATTGGCGTCAAATATGCCCTTAATGACCAATGGAATGTGGGCCTGGAGATCGGCGTTCGCAAAACCTTTACCGACTATTTGGACGATGTTAGCGGCACCTATGTTTCTTATAATGAATTGCTCGCTGCCAAAGGGGAATTATCTGCAGCATTGGCCAATAGACAAGGAGAACTACTGGGTAGCGACCCAGTTATCGTTCCGACTGGCACCCAGCGAGGTGACGGAAAAACAGCTGATGCTTATTTTATTTTAGGGCTAACCATTTCCTATAATTTTATGGATAATGGCCTGGTTGGGAGTCGAAACAGGGTAAGAAGAGGGAGAAGCGGATGTAATACCGATTAG